CTTGAAACATATCGAGTCTGATCTCTTCCCATGCGGTATTTTCATTCCCGGAGTTATTCAGGGTGTTTGACAGCGCCTTTGCATATCGGATGATTGTTTCTGTATTTTTTTCTGATAATTTGGAAGAGGCCATGTTGTAAAATAGGAATTCATAATTAATAAAGAGGTATTGTAACTATCCTCAGCATTTAACAGGCAAGTTCTTTTTCCTCATCTCCGAAGATGAGGATATCTCCACCGCGGGCCGCTCCGCGCCGAAGTCGCGGCCCCGCACCCCAAAAATCAGAAAAGAAATCACCTATCTATCTATTCTGCAGAAAAAGAAGGACAATAGATGAAAAACCGGCGTTGTGAGAGATCCGTTTAGTTGGAATTTCTCTGAATAAACTCAACGATCTCGTTCAGGTTTTCCGGTCTCACAAAGTCTCCGCCGATTCGAAGAATATCGATGACTGCCCGCTCCCCTTCATTTTTCGGTCCGGCCCTTTCCATGTTGTTTGCGATCATCGTCAAGAGTTTCCTCTTGATGGCGCTCAGCTTATCCAAAGCGACCCCGCCCCGCAGGAAAAAGAGCGGCAGGTCGTTGATCTTGTTGTTCTCCCTCAACTGAGGGATCGTAGTCTCATCCAGGTACATTATCCCAACGGCAGCCGTACCTTTTACCGAATAGATCTTCGCGGCTTTCGCATACCCGCTGATCTTGCCTGCACACACCCATCCGAGGAAAAAGATCTCATCTCCTTTATGGAGTTCGATCTTTGCATTCTCCAGAAGATATGCCGGAAGCCCGGTTTTTTCGCTCAGCATAAGTGCATATCTCTGCGTAAATCCAGTGTTTGATTCGTAAACAATTGCTTTCATGACTTCTCCTCTGTTGCCAGACATGTTGAAACATCGGCCTTGGCGGGATACGGATCGTAACGATATTTAACAATGTTTTCCGAGAGGTTTATCTTTCCGGCTCAGAACTCAAAGAGCGTCTTCTGCTGTCGAAGATCCTTGAGAAGATCCGTTTTCGGGATCCAGAACCCGGTTCCAAGCTTTTGCGAAGCCGAAGTCACGGCTTCGCCGAGGGTCCCGACCCTGTCCGGAGAGTGGAAAAGGGATTCGTGGGCGGCTTCCCTGATTACCCAGGTCCCAAGCGGAGCCCAGTACTCACCGGAAATATCCCGGATGCACAAAACGCGACCACATCTCCCGATGCTTTTCAGATACTCGAGAACGGCGAGTCGTGCCGAATAATAGGCTCCGGCGATCGGAGAATATTTGGATTTGGTTAGACCCTTTTCTCCGTCGACAACGATCGTTTCCTCGTCTCCGGACCAGAGAGAATGTTTCTGCCAGCGTTCGAGCATCTCGAATCTCCAGTCGTTCGACGGGATGAGAATAAAGCAGATGGTATTTCCATACAGTGTCCCGCAGAAAACCTGATACTCGGGGAGGGCCGGCATTTTTACGACCTCGCGCTTGATCGAGGTCGAGATCATGTCATCCGTGGCGGTAATCGCCCAGCGGGTCGGGACCACGCGGCGGGTTACTCCGAGAAGGCCGGCAGTTAAAAGATTCGTGATCTTGTAAACATCCGTCCCGTTCTCGAACATGATCCGTGCGGCTTCGGTCGCTTTGAGATCGGTGTCGGAGGTACACCGGTCAACGATCCGGGATACCGAGGCATTGTCGATGACATCAAGTTTTTTCATCGCACCCGACATGCCGACCGGCGTCACGGTCCCGTCAAAGTTGATATCGAACGAGACCGGTTTTTCAAACGCTACCTCCACATCGAGCGGTTTAGCCGAAAGGGCGATCTCCTGGACCTTGCCGATGTCCGGGATCTTTACATCCAGATCGGAACCTCCGCGTATCGTTCTGGAGCGGACCGAAACGATATCGTCGATGGAAAAACCCTGTCTGACCCAGTCAAGGGGATTGTCGGTATCGTTGATCATAAGCGGCCCGCCGACGACCCGCGGATATCCGTAGCTGCCGACGAAAACCGAGGGGGACGCCCCCATGTATTCAGAAACGGGACGCGTGTCTTTCAGTGCGTGGAATCGCCGGGTTATCGGACAGCTGGGAAGACCGCAGAGTCCTTTTCCTTTGCATACGGCACACTGGGAAGGCATTATATGTACATATATGTGCGGTGGAGATTAGGTATTTTGTGTCCGGGCAATCGATGAGATCCCATCCCAGGTATGGAAAAATTTGCGGAGATGTTCAGCGTTTCCAGAAGGATTTGTTTTGGGAGGCACGAAGGAACTCTTCCAGGGCTGCGATCTGATCCCAGAGGGTGTGGACCTGCACTTTTAATTCTGCAACTTCTGCAGAGACGGAAGAGACGGCATCCAGAATGGCGGCGGTATCGTCGGCGGATTTTTCCCGGAAGGCGGAGAGGCGGTGTTCCATTGCGGCAATGCTTGACTCGGCGGATCGGACGGAGAGGATCAACTCTTCTTCGGTCTCGGAACGGGGAATGGGTTTTGGTGCTTCCTTTTTTGGTTCGTTAGAGATATCCACCCCCATCTTTTTCATATCCTCGATGGCCCGTTCCTGTAGGGATTTTCCTCCGCGGATCGCCGGGATGATCACTTCTTTTGGGAGTCCCTGCGCCTGGAGGTCGGCGATCTTTCTGAAACGGTCGACGGTATTGTCCTCATACACGTTGACTTTTCCTATCTTTCTGCAGGGGAGGATCTCGTCATACTCTTTTGCGATCGTCCGGCAGGTTTGTTCGTCGATACCGAGAATAACTGCGATATCGGCTATTTTTTTGGTATTTTCCGCCATAATGCTCTTCTCTGATTTTATAGCACCGATATAATAAAAGGTTTGGCAATGGCGGCATTTCAAATAGTACTTACGCGGTGTTGTGATCTTGACCGAGATAAACTGACGTACGTATGAGATGCACTTCGATTTCGTGTACGGCATTAGTGTAGACACAAGAGAAAAACCAACCGCGAATAAGCCCAAACGGACTAAGTCCGTTTGGGCTTATTCGCGGTTAAACAATCTCTTGTCTCCACACCCAGTAATACCCTTCCCGAATTGGATTGAGGATAAAACCGCATAAGTCCTATCAAAAAAGAAAAAAAGAAGAAATCAGTTCGTCACTTCGGACATGAATTTTTTGAACATGATTCCTTCGATCAAAGCGACAACGCCGCCGAGGATGAGGAAGATACCCACAAGGAGGATCAGTAATTCGGCACCGATTCCCGGCTTAAGGAGGAAGATCAGACCGATAATAAGAGTGATCACTCCTAAAATGAAGGTCAGAACACGGATACCTGCGGAGAGTCCCTTGCCGAATGCAAGGATGATATCGGTCAGACCCGAGAGAAGAGCGATGATTCCTACACAGATCGTGCCGAACGTGATCATAAACGCCGGATTCAGGAAGGAATAGGCGGCTATTATGATACCGATGATACCAAGCACGATCATCCACCACGTGCTCTTCGGCTCGCCGAATGCGGCAAACCCGGAGAACAATGCAGCGATCGATACAAACAACAGGATGAACGCTACCAGATAGGCACCCAGGTTGAGAGACGAGAACGGAAAGACCAGACAGAAGATACCAAACAAAACAAAAATGACCGCTTTGAGGATCTGGAATTTCCAGGCATTTGGATTGAGCTCCTGCTCAATCAGAATTACACTTGTCATATTGAAGTAATATCGCACAAAAAGATGATAAAGGTATGCTTAAAATACAAGAGTTTGACCCAAAATCTCAAAATTCAGGTAATTGAATTAATTGAACATCAAAAACTGAAAAAGTGAAGAAAGATGTTATCTCCATACCTTCTGCATGGCGATAAACTTCTGCTGGGAACTCAGATTACCGGGTTTTCGCTCCGGCGGATGGTAGCGGCCGTAGGCGTCGAGCGTATGGCCCTTCACCGAATCATACATGAACTCGGGGATGAGCTTTTGTATGAACATCTTTTTTATCCGTTTGTCGAGGATCGGGCAGAGGATCTCGATACGCCGGTGCAGGTTTCTCGGCATCATATCGGGACTGCCGATATACAATTCCGGATCGCCGCTGTTTTCAAAGTAATAGAATCTGGCGTGTTCCAGAAACCGGCCGACAACGGAGATGACGCGTATCGTTTCGGACAGACCGGGAACGCCGGGTCTGAGCATACAGACCCCGCGTACCGCGAGATCGATTTGAACTCCCATCTCCGAAGCGGCATACAAGGTGTTGATGATCTCCCTGTCGGTGAGAGTATTCATCTTCATGATGATCCTCCCTTGTTTTCCGGAAACCTCTGCTTCACGCATGATTTTTGCGATAAGCTGCGCGTTCATCGAGTGGGGACTGACGATGAGACGCCGATACGTCGGGGCAGGAACAGAGCCGGAAAACATCGAAAACAATGCTGCGGCATCGGTACAGATATCTTCGTCTGCGGTAAAGATCGAGATATCCGAGTAGATCTTTGCGGTCTTGGCGTTATAGTTTCCCGTCGAGATATTGGCATATCTGACGATCTGTCCGTTTTCGATTCGGGTCACCAGACAGCATTTTGTATGGACTTTGACGCCCGGGTATCCCATAATGACGTTGACCCCGCCTTCTTTGAGTTTTGTCGCCCACCTGAAGTTGGTCTCTTCATCAAAACTTGCTTTCAGTTCGACAACGGCGGTGACATCTTTTTTATTTTTTGCCGTAGCAAGCAGAGCGTCGATCACCGGCGATTCTGAACCCAGCCGATACAACGTCATCTGGATCTTAATGACGGTGGGATCTTCCGCCGCCTCGTTCATAAAACGGATCAGTCCGTCGAAACTGTTGTACGGCGTGAACATGAACCGGTCCCTGCGGGTGATCGCCGAAAATATTTTTCCCGAAAGACCGGAGGGAAGAGACGCCGTATAGGTTGGAAACTTCAGGGCAGGACGCTTCACCGGGAAATCTTTCAGATCGGCGAGACCAAGGGGTGCTTCCATATCATACACCAGTTCGGGAACCAGCGAGAGGGCATCCACCAGGGGGGCCATATAGCCAAACGGCATCGTATCGAGCGTTTCAAGTCTGCTCGGCAATCTTTTCGCCAGGGTTTTGGGCGCGTCGATGATTGCGCTGATCAGATCATCGGCATCATCGCCTTTGAGGTCAAGATCGGAATCGCGCGTCAGACGAACCGTCATAACGGCATATACGGTCTCGTCCGGGAAGAGGGACGGGATGTGTTTTCTCAGGATATCCTCCCGGAAGATGAAGGTATTTTTTCGCACGCCAACCGGAACGATCCTTCCCCTCTCGTCGATGATCCGCTGAACTGGGATAACTGCCCTGCCCTTGTTTGTCTGAACCAGCATGGCAAACCCGCGAAGATACTCGTCGTGATGAATATCGGAAAACCGGTCACCGCGGAGAATGGTGAACTCCTCGGTTTCGAACTCCTGTTTGAAGGCTTTCTTCTCTTCATCGGTACATTCCGAATACCGGATGAAAAATATCCCCTCGGCGGCAAGTTTTGGCACAAGATCACGGTTCCAGACCTGCGCCATATGACGCATCAGAACGATCACACGGGAATAGATCATCTCAAGCTGCGTGCTGCTCCCGATCACTTCGCTGAATTCATCGGCCGAGTAGGTAGCGCCTTTCTGGTAGGCAGGCACCCTGACCATGAAAAACTCGTCCAGGTTTCCGGCAACGATCCCGAGAAATGTTACTCGTTCAAGGAGAGGATTGTCGGTATTTTCCGCTTCGTATAAGACCCTTTCATTGAATTTAAGCCAGGATAACTCTCTATTGAAATACCTGCCAGACTCTTTGGGAAAGCGTGTGGATTTTTTCAGATACCTGCTTTTTGGTATTTTCCCGGATTTCTGTATCTTTCCCATATGAATTCTCCCGTTCTAAAAGATAGTTAGAATACTATTTAATTATTTATCTGTGGGCAGATATAGTAAGGTATACATGGACGCTGAAACCGCCGAGTCACTGAAGCTTCTCAAGAATATTTCCCTCTATACGGAAACCTACGGGTGTACCTATAATGCGGGAGATACCGAGAAACTGATGGAGATCGCCAGAAATCAGGGATGCGTGCCGGCATCGTCCGCAGAGGAGGCAGACGCAATACTCATTAATACCTGCGTGGTGATCGAAAAAACCGAGCAGTATATGTATGAACGTCTCGATCTGTATGCGGGCAAACTTCTGTTCGTCACCGGATGTCTGCTTCCGGTCGCCACAGACGTCCTCCGCACACGATACCCCCACATCCATATCATCGATCCTGCCCTTATCCACTCCTGCTATATGGAGGTCGCAACAGCCCATTCCGGAACAAATGCCGTCCTCCAGATCGCCAGGGGATGCAATGGGCACTGCACGTACTGCATTACTCGACTCGCAAGGGGAAAGCTGGTCAGTTTTTCAGCCGAAGACATCGTCTGCCAGGCAAAAAGCATCATTGAAGACGGAGCTACGGAAATCCAGCTGACCGCACAGGATACATCATCCTGGGGTCTTGACCGAAACGACGGACTGAGACTCCCGGACCTTTTACGGCAGCTCTGCGGGATTCCCGGTAATTTCATGATCAGAATAGGGATGGCAAATCCCGATACGCTTCTCCCGATCCTCGATGATTTCCTTGACGCACTCAAAGATCCGAAGATTTTTCTGTTTCTCCACATCCCGGTCCAGTCTGGGTCGGACTCGGTTCTCAGGCTGATGGGACGGCGCTATACCTCGGCGCAGTATGAAGAGATCTGCCAAAGGGCACGCGAAGCGTTCCCGGAGATCAGGATAAGTACCGATTATATCGCGGGATTTTCCGGAGAAACGGATGAGGACGCGGCAAAATCAGCAGAACAGATCAGGCGGACAAGACCCGGAAAGGTGAACATCACGCGTTTTTCCGTTCGCCCGAATACTCCGGCCACAAAGATGAAAAAAATCCCCGAACCAATCAAAAAGAAGAGGTCTCGGGAGCTTACCGATGCGGCAAATGAAGTATATGACGCCAACAACGAGGCACTGATCGGTCATATCATGACGGCAGTTGTGACTGAAGTGGTAAAAGCAGGAAGCGTTACGGCGCGGGACAGGACCTATCAGAACATCGTTATCATGGAAAATCTTGAGATCGGAACCGGGATAACGGTAAAAATCACCGGCCACCGCCGCCATTATCTGATCGGCGAACGGATCATGCCCTGAACTCTCACCAATACTTTTTTTAGAGGAGTTACGCGGTGTTAATCTCAATCGAATCCGGACGGAGTCTGTTGGGTGTGGAGACAAGAGATTATTTTACCGCGAATCTCCGCGAATTAACGCGAATCGCATTTTTCTTGCGCCGTCGTGCTCTGCTCCGGCTTATCGCCTACGCAGGAATCGCACCCTCACTTGAAAAATGCTATCGGAAAAACCCGCGTGCGGGTTTTTCTGTTGTTTCATTATATTTTCGATTACACAAAAAAGAGAAGTTAACGGAGAGAAAAACCGGCACGCCGGTTTTTCCCCAGCATTTTTCCAGACGGCGTGCGATTCCTGCGTAGGCGATAAGCCGGAGCAGAGCACGACGGCGCAAGAAAAATGTGATTCGCGTTAATTCGCGGAGATTCGCGGTAAAATAGTCTCTTGTTTCCACACCAGGTAATACCCTTCCCGAATTGGATTAAGGAGAACACCACGTAAGTCCTCTTTTAATTCTCGCAGCGGCTT
The sequence above is a segment of the uncultured Methanocorpusculum sp. genome. Coding sequences within it:
- a CDS encoding DUF308 domain-containing protein is translated as MTSVILIEQELNPNAWKFQILKAVIFVLFGIFCLVFPFSSLNLGAYLVAFILLFVSIAALFSGFAAFGEPKSTWWMIVLGIIGIIIAAYSFLNPAFMITFGTICVGIIALLSGLTDIILAFGKGLSAGIRVLTFILGVITLIIGLIFLLKPGIGAELLILLVGIFLILGGVVALIEGIMFKKFMSEVTN
- the ppk1 gene encoding polyphosphate kinase 1 gives rise to the protein MGKIQKSGKIPKSRYLKKSTRFPKESGRYFNRELSWLKFNERVLYEAENTDNPLLERVTFLGIVAGNLDEFFMVRVPAYQKGATYSADEFSEVIGSSTQLEMIYSRVIVLMRHMAQVWNRDLVPKLAAEGIFFIRYSECTDEEKKAFKQEFETEEFTILRGDRFSDIHHDEYLRGFAMLVQTNKGRAVIPVQRIIDERGRIVPVGVRKNTFIFREDILRKHIPSLFPDETVYAVMTVRLTRDSDLDLKGDDADDLISAIIDAPKTLAKRLPSRLETLDTMPFGYMAPLVDALSLVPELVYDMEAPLGLADLKDFPVKRPALKFPTYTASLPSGLSGKIFSAITRRDRFMFTPYNSFDGLIRFMNEAAEDPTVIKIQMTLYRLGSESPVIDALLATAKNKKDVTAVVELKASFDEETNFRWATKLKEGGVNVIMGYPGVKVHTKCCLVTRIENGQIVRYANISTGNYNAKTAKIYSDISIFTADEDICTDAAALFSMFSGSVPAPTYRRLIVSPHSMNAQLIAKIMREAEVSGKQGRIIMKMNTLTDREIINTLYAASEMGVQIDLAVRGVCMLRPGVPGLSETIRVISVVGRFLEHARFYYFENSGDPELYIGSPDMMPRNLHRRIEILCPILDKRIKKMFIQKLIPEFMYDSVKGHTLDAYGRYHPPERKPGNLSSQQKFIAMQKVWR
- a CDS encoding tRNA (N(6)-L-threonylcarbamoyladenosine(37)-C(2))-methylthiotransferase; translation: MDAETAESLKLLKNISLYTETYGCTYNAGDTEKLMEIARNQGCVPASSAEEADAILINTCVVIEKTEQYMYERLDLYAGKLLFVTGCLLPVATDVLRTRYPHIHIIDPALIHSCYMEVATAHSGTNAVLQIARGCNGHCTYCITRLARGKLVSFSAEDIVCQAKSIIEDGATEIQLTAQDTSSWGLDRNDGLRLPDLLRQLCGIPGNFMIRIGMANPDTLLPILDDFLDALKDPKIFLFLHIPVQSGSDSVLRLMGRRYTSAQYEEICQRAREAFPEIRISTDYIAGFSGETDEDAAKSAEQIRRTRPGKVNITRFSVRPNTPATKMKKIPEPIKKKRSRELTDAANEVYDANNEALIGHIMTAVVTEVVKAGSVTARDRTYQNIVIMENLEIGTGITVKITGHRRHYLIGERIMP